From the Hevea brasiliensis isolate MT/VB/25A 57/8 chromosome 15, ASM3005281v1, whole genome shotgun sequence genome, one window contains:
- the LOC110633635 gene encoding probable WRKY transcription factor 20 isoform X1, with product MDSTGHESELRLRGASDDVSDSGDRTRHESGGARYKLMSPAKLPISRSPCITIPPGLSPTSFLESPVLLSNVKAEPSPTTGSFTNPQTGHGFLISNSFSMTVPSNAHGERKSSCFEFRPHAKSNLVPADMNHQRSEQSVQVQGQCQSQSHASSPTVKSEMAVPLNELSLSAPLPMVTLGSSAPTQVDSDDLNQMGISNSGLQTSQPDHKGGSGLSMPSDDGYNWRKYGQKHVKGSEFPRSYYKCTHPNCEVKKLFERSHDGQITEIIYKGTHDHPKPQPSRRYTAGAVLSMQEDRSDKILSLHGRDDKSSSANGHVSNTIEPNGTPEQSPLTPNDDCTEGAEDDDDPFSKRRKMDTGVFDVTPVIKPIREPRVVVQTMSEVDILDDGYRWRKYGQKVVRGNPNPRSYYKCTNAGCPVRKHVERASHDPKAVITTYEGKHNHDVPTARSSSHDTAGPAPVNGPSRIRSDESETISLDLGVGIRSAAENRSNDQQQAMHSELTQNQTQISGSSFRIVPRAPATPYYGVLNVGMNQYGSRQTPNEGRSVEISPLSHSSYPYPQNVGRLLMGP from the exons ATGGACAGCACTGGTCATGAGTCTGAGCTTCGACTTCGAGGAGCCTCCGATGACGTGTCCGATTCCGGAGATCGGACGCGGCATGAGTCTGGTGGTGCCAGGTACAAGCTGATGTCCCCGGCGAAGCTTCCGATCTCGAGGTCGCCCTGCATCACGATCCCTCCGGGTCTCAGTCCGACGTCGTTTCTTGAGTCCCCTGTTCTGCTCTCTAATGTTAAG GCGGAACCTTCTCCAACTACTGGTTCGTTTACTAACCCTCAAACAGGACATGGCTTTCTTATCTCCAATTCATTTTCAATGACAGTTCCCTCAAATGCCCATGGAGAAAGAAAATCCAGCTGCTTTGAGTTTAGACCCCATGCTAAATCAAACTTG GTTCCTGCAGATATGAACCACCAAAGAAGTGAACAATCTGTTCAAGTTCAAGGCCAGTGTCAGTCTCAGTCACATGCATCATCACCTACAGTCAAAAGCGAGATGGCAGTCCCCTTGAATGAGTTGAGTCTATCAGCACCACTTCCTATGGTTACTTTAGGGTCTAGTGCTCCTACTCAAGTTGATTCAGATGATTTAAACCAGATGGGGATTTCCAACAGTGGGCTTCAGACATCACAACCTGATCATAAAGGCGGAAGTGGTCTTTCAATGCCATCTGATGATGGATATAACTGGAGAAAATATGGACAGAAACATGTTAAAGGAAGTGAATTCCCACGCAGCTATTACAAATGTACACACCctaattgtgaagtgaaaaagttATTTGAGCGCTCTCATGATGGACAGATAACAGAAATTATCTATAAGGGTACACATGATCATCCTAAGCCTCAACCCAGCCGCCGATATACTGCTGGTGCTGTTTTGTCGATGCAAGAAGATAGATCTGACAAAATTTTATCTTTACATGGCCGAGATG ACAAGTCATCTAGTGCCAATGGCCATGTGTCTAATACCATTGAGCCAAATGGTACCCCTGAACAGTCTCCTCTTACACCAAATGATGATTGTACTGAAGGTGCTGAAGATGATGATGATCCCTTCTCAAAAAGGAG GAAAATGGATACTGGGGTTTTTGATGTTACTCCAGTGATTAAGCCTATACGGGAACCACGTGTTGTTGTCCAAACTATGAGCGAGGTTGATATACTGGATGATGGGTACCGTTGGCGCAAATATGGGCAGAAAGTAGTGAGAGGCAATCCTAATCCAAG GAGTTACTACAAATGCACAAATGCTGGGTGCCCAGTTAGGAAACATGTGGAGAGAGCATCTCATGACCCGAAAGCAGTCATAACTACTTATGAGGGGAAACACAATCATGATGTACCCACAGCAAGGAGCAGTAGTCATGACACAGCAGGACCAGCACCCGTGAATGGACCATCAAGGATTAGATCAGATGAAAGTGAGACGATTAGCCTTGATCTCGGGGTTGGCATCCGTTCAGCTGCTGAAAATAGATCAAACGACCAGCAACAAGCAATGCATTCTGAGCTCACCCAGAACCAAACCCAAATAAGCGGTTCCAGTTTCAGAATAGTTCCAAGAGCCCCAGCTACACCTTACTATGGTGTTTTAAATGTTGGCATGAATCAATATGGGTCTAGACAAACTCCAAATGAAGGCCGCAGCGTTGAAATTTCACCTTTAAGCCATTCTTCTTACCCATATCCTCAGAACGTGGGAAGACTATTAATGGGTCCATAA
- the LOC110633635 gene encoding probable WRKY transcription factor 20 isoform X2 — translation MLDDVKLCVGAVPLRLFYGNLFGEYVFSVEAEPSPTTGSFTNPQTGHGFLISNSFSMTVPSNAHGERKSSCFEFRPHAKSNLVPADMNHQRSEQSVQVQGQCQSQSHASSPTVKSEMAVPLNELSLSAPLPMVTLGSSAPTQVDSDDLNQMGISNSGLQTSQPDHKGGSGLSMPSDDGYNWRKYGQKHVKGSEFPRSYYKCTHPNCEVKKLFERSHDGQITEIIYKGTHDHPKPQPSRRYTAGAVLSMQEDRSDKILSLHGRDDKSSSANGHVSNTIEPNGTPEQSPLTPNDDCTEGAEDDDDPFSKRRKMDTGVFDVTPVIKPIREPRVVVQTMSEVDILDDGYRWRKYGQKVVRGNPNPRSYYKCTNAGCPVRKHVERASHDPKAVITTYEGKHNHDVPTARSSSHDTAGPAPVNGPSRIRSDESETISLDLGVGIRSAAENRSNDQQQAMHSELTQNQTQISGSSFRIVPRAPATPYYGVLNVGMNQYGSRQTPNEGRSVEISPLSHSSYPYPQNVGRLLMGP, via the exons ATGCTTGATGATGTAAAACTTTGTGTTGGCGCTGTTCCACTTAGATTGTTCTATGGGAATTTGTTTGGAGAATATGTCTTTTCAGTAGAA GCGGAACCTTCTCCAACTACTGGTTCGTTTACTAACCCTCAAACAGGACATGGCTTTCTTATCTCCAATTCATTTTCAATGACAGTTCCCTCAAATGCCCATGGAGAAAGAAAATCCAGCTGCTTTGAGTTTAGACCCCATGCTAAATCAAACTTG GTTCCTGCAGATATGAACCACCAAAGAAGTGAACAATCTGTTCAAGTTCAAGGCCAGTGTCAGTCTCAGTCACATGCATCATCACCTACAGTCAAAAGCGAGATGGCAGTCCCCTTGAATGAGTTGAGTCTATCAGCACCACTTCCTATGGTTACTTTAGGGTCTAGTGCTCCTACTCAAGTTGATTCAGATGATTTAAACCAGATGGGGATTTCCAACAGTGGGCTTCAGACATCACAACCTGATCATAAAGGCGGAAGTGGTCTTTCAATGCCATCTGATGATGGATATAACTGGAGAAAATATGGACAGAAACATGTTAAAGGAAGTGAATTCCCACGCAGCTATTACAAATGTACACACCctaattgtgaagtgaaaaagttATTTGAGCGCTCTCATGATGGACAGATAACAGAAATTATCTATAAGGGTACACATGATCATCCTAAGCCTCAACCCAGCCGCCGATATACTGCTGGTGCTGTTTTGTCGATGCAAGAAGATAGATCTGACAAAATTTTATCTTTACATGGCCGAGATG ACAAGTCATCTAGTGCCAATGGCCATGTGTCTAATACCATTGAGCCAAATGGTACCCCTGAACAGTCTCCTCTTACACCAAATGATGATTGTACTGAAGGTGCTGAAGATGATGATGATCCCTTCTCAAAAAGGAG GAAAATGGATACTGGGGTTTTTGATGTTACTCCAGTGATTAAGCCTATACGGGAACCACGTGTTGTTGTCCAAACTATGAGCGAGGTTGATATACTGGATGATGGGTACCGTTGGCGCAAATATGGGCAGAAAGTAGTGAGAGGCAATCCTAATCCAAG GAGTTACTACAAATGCACAAATGCTGGGTGCCCAGTTAGGAAACATGTGGAGAGAGCATCTCATGACCCGAAAGCAGTCATAACTACTTATGAGGGGAAACACAATCATGATGTACCCACAGCAAGGAGCAGTAGTCATGACACAGCAGGACCAGCACCCGTGAATGGACCATCAAGGATTAGATCAGATGAAAGTGAGACGATTAGCCTTGATCTCGGGGTTGGCATCCGTTCAGCTGCTGAAAATAGATCAAACGACCAGCAACAAGCAATGCATTCTGAGCTCACCCAGAACCAAACCCAAATAAGCGGTTCCAGTTTCAGAATAGTTCCAAGAGCCCCAGCTACACCTTACTATGGTGTTTTAAATGTTGGCATGAATCAATATGGGTCTAGACAAACTCCAAATGAAGGCCGCAGCGTTGAAATTTCACCTTTAAGCCATTCTTCTTACCCATATCCTCAGAACGTGGGAAGACTATTAATGGGTCCATAA
- the LOC110633635 gene encoding probable WRKY transcription factor 20 isoform X3, with translation MTVPSNAHGERKSSCFEFRPHAKSNLVPADMNHQRSEQSVQVQGQCQSQSHASSPTVKSEMAVPLNELSLSAPLPMVTLGSSAPTQVDSDDLNQMGISNSGLQTSQPDHKGGSGLSMPSDDGYNWRKYGQKHVKGSEFPRSYYKCTHPNCEVKKLFERSHDGQITEIIYKGTHDHPKPQPSRRYTAGAVLSMQEDRSDKILSLHGRDDKSSSANGHVSNTIEPNGTPEQSPLTPNDDCTEGAEDDDDPFSKRRKMDTGVFDVTPVIKPIREPRVVVQTMSEVDILDDGYRWRKYGQKVVRGNPNPRSYYKCTNAGCPVRKHVERASHDPKAVITTYEGKHNHDVPTARSSSHDTAGPAPVNGPSRIRSDESETISLDLGVGIRSAAENRSNDQQQAMHSELTQNQTQISGSSFRIVPRAPATPYYGVLNVGMNQYGSRQTPNEGRSVEISPLSHSSYPYPQNVGRLLMGP, from the exons ATGACAGTTCCCTCAAATGCCCATGGAGAAAGAAAATCCAGCTGCTTTGAGTTTAGACCCCATGCTAAATCAAACTTG GTTCCTGCAGATATGAACCACCAAAGAAGTGAACAATCTGTTCAAGTTCAAGGCCAGTGTCAGTCTCAGTCACATGCATCATCACCTACAGTCAAAAGCGAGATGGCAGTCCCCTTGAATGAGTTGAGTCTATCAGCACCACTTCCTATGGTTACTTTAGGGTCTAGTGCTCCTACTCAAGTTGATTCAGATGATTTAAACCAGATGGGGATTTCCAACAGTGGGCTTCAGACATCACAACCTGATCATAAAGGCGGAAGTGGTCTTTCAATGCCATCTGATGATGGATATAACTGGAGAAAATATGGACAGAAACATGTTAAAGGAAGTGAATTCCCACGCAGCTATTACAAATGTACACACCctaattgtgaagtgaaaaagttATTTGAGCGCTCTCATGATGGACAGATAACAGAAATTATCTATAAGGGTACACATGATCATCCTAAGCCTCAACCCAGCCGCCGATATACTGCTGGTGCTGTTTTGTCGATGCAAGAAGATAGATCTGACAAAATTTTATCTTTACATGGCCGAGATG ACAAGTCATCTAGTGCCAATGGCCATGTGTCTAATACCATTGAGCCAAATGGTACCCCTGAACAGTCTCCTCTTACACCAAATGATGATTGTACTGAAGGTGCTGAAGATGATGATGATCCCTTCTCAAAAAGGAG GAAAATGGATACTGGGGTTTTTGATGTTACTCCAGTGATTAAGCCTATACGGGAACCACGTGTTGTTGTCCAAACTATGAGCGAGGTTGATATACTGGATGATGGGTACCGTTGGCGCAAATATGGGCAGAAAGTAGTGAGAGGCAATCCTAATCCAAG GAGTTACTACAAATGCACAAATGCTGGGTGCCCAGTTAGGAAACATGTGGAGAGAGCATCTCATGACCCGAAAGCAGTCATAACTACTTATGAGGGGAAACACAATCATGATGTACCCACAGCAAGGAGCAGTAGTCATGACACAGCAGGACCAGCACCCGTGAATGGACCATCAAGGATTAGATCAGATGAAAGTGAGACGATTAGCCTTGATCTCGGGGTTGGCATCCGTTCAGCTGCTGAAAATAGATCAAACGACCAGCAACAAGCAATGCATTCTGAGCTCACCCAGAACCAAACCCAAATAAGCGGTTCCAGTTTCAGAATAGTTCCAAGAGCCCCAGCTACACCTTACTATGGTGTTTTAAATGTTGGCATGAATCAATATGGGTCTAGACAAACTCCAAATGAAGGCCGCAGCGTTGAAATTTCACCTTTAAGCCATTCTTCTTACCCATATCCTCAGAACGTGGGAAGACTATTAATGGGTCCATAA